The Brasilonema sennae CENA114 genome includes a region encoding these proteins:
- a CDS encoding DUF262 domain-containing protein — protein MRSKPEITQQRQEAAEVELREKQKPVDYDTKEYPIEILVQKYMDGIDEDVNELFIPDYQREMAWDEDRQSKFIESVLLGLPIPYIFVADVRGDEQDEARLEIIDGSQRIRTLARFLNNQLTLDKLEKLKKLNGFTFEDLPLARQRRFKRSTLRMIQLSEEADEEVRRDLFERINTGSVELNKMEKRRGILRGPFLDLIEELSKNSKFRHLCLFSNKAINSREPQEYILRFFAFLNNYQKYGSEVNSFLNEFLERYNKDKELNTDDMRTEFELMIHFVEKYFPNGFRQGKKLDKTTTRIKFESLAAGSTLALREKKDLIPKSTEWINSEEYKKYTSSDASSSKNKVIRRIEYVREQLLVKS, from the coding sequence ATGCGCTCAAAGCCAGAAATAACGCAGCAGAGGCAAGAAGCTGCGGAAGTAGAACTCCGGGAAAAGCAAAAACCAGTTGATTACGACACAAAAGAGTATCCTATCGAAATTCTGGTTCAGAAGTACATGGATGGAATAGACGAGGATGTCAATGAACTGTTTATACCAGACTACCAACGAGAAATGGCTTGGGATGAAGACAGGCAATCAAAGTTTATTGAGTCTGTACTTCTAGGCTTGCCGATACCATACATTTTTGTAGCTGATGTCCGTGGTGATGAACAAGATGAAGCACGTTTAGAAATTATAGATGGTTCACAACGCATTCGCACTTTAGCAAGATTTTTGAACAATCAACTGACTTTAGATAAATTAGAGAAATTAAAAAAGCTTAATGGCTTTACCTTTGAGGATTTACCACTCGCCCGTCAGAGACGCTTTAAACGAAGCACACTTCGCATGATCCAACTCAGTGAAGAAGCAGATGAAGAAGTGCGAAGGGATTTGTTTGAAAGAATTAACACAGGTAGCGTTGAACTTAACAAGATGGAAAAGCGCAGAGGAATCTTACGTGGACCATTCTTGGATCTGATTGAGGAATTATCCAAAAATTCTAAGTTCCGTCATTTATGCTTATTCTCTAATAAAGCTATTAACAGCCGTGAGCCTCAAGAATATATTTTGCGTTTCTTTGCTTTTTTGAATAACTATCAAAAGTATGGAAGTGAGGTGAATTCCTTTCTCAATGAATTTCTGGAAAGATATAACAAAGATAAAGAACTAAATACAGATGACATGCGAACGGAATTTGAATTGATGATACATTTTGTGGAAAAATATTTTCCCAATGGATTTCGACAGGGAAAAAAACTGGATAAAACTACTACTCGCATTAAATTTGAATCTTTAGCAGCTGGTAGTACTCTAGCATTAAGAGAAAAAAAAGACTTAATACCAAAATCAACAGAATGGATAAATTCCGAAGAGTATAAAAAATATACAAGTTCTGATGCTAGTAGCTCAAAAAATAAAGTAATTCGGCGTATAGAATATGTACGTGAACAACTACTAGTAAAATCGTGA
- a CDS encoding restriction endonuclease subunit R: protein MPITVEPSSLSLNDVHRLLKLQEEPIGLFTDFLTLDPLTDFEPQDLLKIRNDLRRYLAAGKISEGLVKFLTLAPLMRAAGFYDIPIRLTMEDVIAIAIEDEDTSIRGRMDILAVNNAQALTAPPFWILVIETKNSSVDVFEGLPQLLTYAFKSLEQQTSVWGLVTNGRNYLFVYLRQGNPPVYQLMPEVSLINTDESIQLLQVMKAICQLENFQGGKNE from the coding sequence ATGCCAATTACAGTAGAACCCAGCAGCTTATCCCTCAACGATGTTCATCGTCTGCTGAAATTGCAAGAAGAGCCTATCGGCTTATTCACAGACTTCCTAACTTTAGATCCTCTCACGGATTTTGAACCGCAGGATTTATTGAAAATTAGGAATGACTTACGGCGTTATCTCGCCGCAGGCAAAATCTCTGAAGGTTTGGTTAAATTTTTGACGCTAGCACCTTTGATGCGAGCGGCTGGATTCTACGATATTCCAATCCGCTTGACGATGGAAGATGTGATAGCGATCGCCATTGAAGATGAGGATACAAGCATCCGAGGACGGATGGATATTTTAGCAGTCAACAACGCTCAAGCCTTGACTGCGCCACCTTTTTGGATTTTAGTGATTGAGACGAAAAATAGTTCGGTAGATGTATTTGAGGGCTTACCGCAATTACTTACCTATGCTTTCAAGAGTTTAGAGCAACAAACATCAGTGTGGGGGCTAGTAACCAATGGACGTAATTATCTGTTTGTCTATTTGAGACAAGGTAATCCCCCAGTTTATCAGCTGATGCCAGAAGTGAGCCTGATTAATACTGATGAATCAATTCAGTTGTTGCAGGTTATGAAAGCGATTTGTCAGTTAGAGAATTTTCAAGGTGGTAAAAATGAATAG
- a CDS encoding MAE_28990/MAE_18760 family HEPN-like nuclease: MNTVLLDFKTRVQEVDGYFIFLESLIKEKAKLAFFDSDGEYQLKNLDSELVKTLKANGFLLLYNLVESTMRNAIEAIYDEFRSTGVCFDKIKPKIRITILQSVQNFFKNDSAKNLHSKITQISIDIITATFEREKIFSGNVDAKVIRDIADKYGFSHCTDCSQTKNGQNLLVVREIRNDLAHGIKSFEEVGRDKTIDDLLEIKKEVIEYLRQILQNIQKYLDNKEYLDLSVCNS; encoded by the coding sequence GTGAATACTGTACTCTTAGACTTTAAGACTCGCGTCCAAGAAGTGGACGGTTACTTCATTTTTTTAGAAAGCTTGATTAAAGAAAAAGCTAAGTTAGCTTTTTTCGACAGTGATGGTGAATACCAATTAAAAAACCTTGATTCAGAATTAGTAAAAACTCTCAAAGCAAATGGTTTTTTATTGCTTTATAACTTAGTTGAATCTACTATGCGAAACGCTATTGAAGCAATCTACGATGAATTTCGTAGTACAGGAGTTTGTTTTGATAAAATAAAACCTAAGATCAGAATAACTATACTTCAAAGTGTGCAAAATTTTTTTAAAAATGATTCTGCTAAAAATCTTCATTCAAAAATCACTCAAATCTCTATCGACATAATCACAGCTACATTTGAACGGGAAAAAATTTTTTCAGGGAATGTGGATGCAAAGGTGATTAGAGACATAGCAGATAAATATGGTTTTTCACATTGTACTGATTGCTCTCAAACCAAGAACGGGCAAAATCTTTTAGTTGTGAGAGAAATCAGAAATGATTTAGCACATGGGATTAAGTCATTTGAGGAAGTAGGACGTGACAAGACTATAGACGATCTCTTAGAAATCAAGAAAGAGGTTATAGAATATTTACGCCAAATTTTACAAAACATCCAAAAATATCTAGATAATAAAGAATATCTAGATTTAAGTGTATGCAATTCATAG
- a CDS encoding serine/threonine-protein kinase, protein MEIYCTRPHCPKSLNSFPDINEPLDLKNVRQKYCITCGMPLFLDGRYVPLNELRKGGFGAAFLAYDRRTPAMRKCVVKQLQPSASLNEEQIQKTTQLFHREAEVLETLGTHPQIPELFAFINLRVPSREGQKTQELFYLVQQYIDGEDLEQELNRKGMFSEAEVLEVLQKILPVLEFVHSHHSIHRDIKPSNIMRARNGSLYLIDFGAVKQVVKATPEQQGSNSTNGIHSGMLTGIYTAGFAPSEQTACLAVYPSTDLYALGATCVCLLTGQKQVKHFIDPNTKTWFWRSPKVKVSDRLANVLNRMLKDKPKERYQSATQVLNTLQPTSNITSTFLNNLEWLVEPFLIGFEIALLAIAFNKLPTFMNGVLVSITLASFIYAQHRQILTRHHLSIITGSTLVVVLLLLSDLPARLEIPFLSFILQNTPIYVILFATFSGIFAITLLGLSQLIYQLLARRI, encoded by the coding sequence ATGGAAATTTACTGTACTCGTCCACACTGTCCAAAATCGCTCAATTCTTTTCCCGATATAAATGAACCTCTAGACCTGAAAAACGTTCGACAAAAATATTGCATAACTTGCGGAATGCCACTCTTTTTAGATGGTCGATATGTGCCGTTGAACGAGTTAAGAAAGGGTGGGTTTGGAGCGGCATTTCTGGCATACGATCGCCGAACTCCAGCCATGCGAAAATGCGTCGTCAAACAGTTGCAACCATCTGCTAGCCTTAATGAAGAACAGATACAAAAGACGACACAGTTATTTCATCGTGAGGCAGAAGTTTTAGAAACATTAGGCACACATCCGCAAATTCCCGAGCTTTTTGCGTTTATTAATTTACGAGTTCCAAGTCGGGAAGGGCAAAAAACTCAGGAGTTGTTTTACTTAGTGCAGCAATATATCGACGGTGAGGATCTAGAGCAGGAACTCAACCGCAAGGGTATGTTTTCTGAAGCAGAAGTTTTAGAAGTTTTACAAAAAATCCTCCCGGTTTTAGAGTTTGTCCATAGTCATCACTCTATTCACCGGGATATTAAGCCTTCTAACATTATGCGTGCTCGTAATGGATCATTATATCTTATAGATTTCGGTGCAGTTAAGCAGGTAGTCAAAGCAACTCCTGAACAGCAAGGATCAAACTCGACAAACGGTATACATTCTGGCATGTTAACAGGTATTTATACAGCAGGCTTCGCACCATCAGAACAGACGGCTTGTCTTGCTGTGTATCCTTCAACAGATTTATATGCTCTAGGAGCTACCTGTGTGTGTTTGCTAACTGGTCAAAAGCAGGTCAAACATTTTATTGACCCTAACACGAAAACTTGGTTCTGGCGCTCACCTAAAGTTAAAGTTAGCGATCGCCTTGCCAATGTTTTAAATCGAATGCTCAAAGATAAGCCAAAAGAGCGGTATCAATCAGCAACGCAAGTTCTTAATACTTTGCAGCCAACCTCGAATATTACTTCAACATTTCTAAACAATTTGGAGTGGTTGGTAGAACCCTTTTTGATTGGGTTTGAAATTGCACTACTTGCAATAGCTTTTAATAAACTCCCAACATTCATGAATGGTGTTTTAGTAAGTATAACTTTGGCTAGCTTTATCTATGCTCAACATCGCCAAATTTTAACTAGACATCATTTATCAATTATTACTGGAAGTACACTCGTTGTTGTGCTTTTATTACTATCGGACTTGCCTGCTCGATTAGAAATTCCTTTTTTGAGTTTCATTTTGCAAAATACTCCAATATACGTCATATTATTTGCTACATTTTCTGGTATTTTTGCTATCACTTTATTAGGTTTATCTCAACTCATTTACCAGCTACTTGCCCGCAGGATATAA
- a CDS encoding phospholipase D-like domain-containing protein, whose protein sequence is MKLLLDLMTSDKQNFKVVRRTSFILPIFLIGIVLVNVLKFSPKTKLVQPLPQDSAVKVYFNQNLASSYEDPYRHFNRKGDNLEQQIIEAINQANSTVDLAVMEFRLPKVAEALTVARKRGVKVRVLIDNKYNKSLDKYTQAEIPRMNRHDKQAYEELKRYPADPLAILHSSGIEIKDDRSNNAKKGSGLMHHKFVVVDGTTTIISSGNLTTSDMHGDFGNLDSRGNPNNMVVVPNNFQLAKTFTDEFNYMWQGLFKSYKPQRSPVTIPVGLGTITVNFSPARSKKDDITRTSNGMIASYLEQAKKSVHIAVFVFSDQKISDTLGSVHDQGVEDIKVLIDPDFFRQTYSKAYDAMGVCPRLGKKRSLITVKPWKHPITTVGFPTGLMGDRAVHSKMAILDDTLVITGSHNWSNAGNYLNDETLIAIQNPIVAAHYEQEFSRLYGTAKVGLKTLSSAQKCQ, encoded by the coding sequence ATGAAACTCCTATTAGATTTGATGACTTCTGATAAACAAAATTTTAAAGTTGTTAGAAGGACGAGCTTTATATTACCTATCTTTCTTATCGGGATTGTTTTAGTTAACGTCCTCAAATTTTCACCAAAGACAAAACTTGTTCAACCTTTACCTCAAGACTCTGCTGTAAAAGTCTATTTCAATCAAAATTTAGCGTCTTCCTATGAAGATCCATACCGTCACTTTAACCGCAAGGGAGACAATTTAGAACAGCAAATTATCGAGGCGATAAACCAAGCAAACTCAACTGTGGATTTAGCAGTGATGGAGTTTCGGCTTCCGAAAGTTGCTGAAGCGCTAACAGTTGCTCGCAAACGCGGAGTAAAAGTGAGAGTATTAATAGATAATAAGTACAATAAAAGTTTAGATAAATATACACAAGCAGAAATTCCCCGGATGAATCGGCATGATAAGCAAGCGTATGAAGAATTAAAGCGATATCCTGCTGATCCTTTGGCTATATTGCACTCATCTGGAATTGAAATCAAAGATGATAGATCTAACAATGCCAAAAAAGGCAGTGGACTTATGCATCATAAATTTGTCGTTGTAGATGGAACGACAACTATTATTTCTAGCGGTAATCTGACAACATCCGATATGCATGGAGATTTTGGAAATCTTGACAGCCGTGGTAATCCCAACAATATGGTTGTTGTTCCTAATAACTTTCAACTTGCCAAAACTTTTACTGATGAATTTAACTATATGTGGCAGGGATTATTCAAATCCTATAAGCCACAAAGATCTCCTGTAACAATTCCAGTTGGGCTAGGAACTATCACCGTCAATTTTTCGCCAGCTAGAAGCAAAAAAGATGATATAACAAGAACTAGTAATGGAATGATTGCCTCTTATTTAGAGCAAGCTAAAAAGAGCGTACATATTGCGGTATTTGTTTTTTCCGATCAAAAGATTAGTGACACTCTTGGTAGTGTGCATGATCAAGGTGTTGAAGATATAAAAGTTTTGATAGATCCGGATTTTTTTAGACAAACTTACTCCAAAGCATACGATGCAATGGGTGTTTGTCCTCGTTTAGGTAAGAAACGTAGCTTAATTACAGTGAAACCTTGGAAGCATCCAATTACTACTGTTGGTTTTCCGACTGGTTTAATGGGCGATCGCGCAGTTCATAGTAAAATGGCAATCTTAGATGACACATTGGTGATCACTGGTAGTCACAACTGGTCTAATGCCGGGAACTATTTGAACGATGAAACTTTAATAGCTATACAAAATCCCATCGTAGCAGCGCATTACGAGCAAGAGTTTAGTCGGCTGTATGGAACGGCAAAGGTGGGGTTGAAAACTTTGTCATCAGCTCAAAAGTGTCAATGA
- the acs gene encoding acetate--CoA ligase yields MSQVTIESILQEKRLFHPSPEFSQKAQIKSLEEYQQLYDKAKANPQEFWAELAEQELHWFQKWDTILDWQPPFAKWFVNGKINISYNCLDRHLTTWRKNKAAIIWEGEPGDSRTLTYAQLHREVCQFANTLKQLGVKKGDTVGIYMPMIPEAAIAMLACARIGAPHSVVFGGFSAEALRDRLIDAQAKLVVTADGGWRKDAIVPLKEQVDKALADGAVPSVENVVVVQRTRQEIHMESGRDQWWHDLQKNVSADCPAEPMDSEDMLFILYTSGSTGKPKGVVHTTAGYNLYAHMTTKWIFDLQDTDVYWCTADVGWITGHSYIVYGPLSNGATTVMYEGAARASNPGCTWDIIEKYGVNIFYTAPTAIRAFIKMGEHLPKARNLSSLRLLGTVGEPINPEAWMWYHKVIGGERCPIVDTWWQTETGGIMITPLPGAISTKPGSATRPFPGILADVADLEGNSVGDNEGGYLIVRHPWPGMMRTVYGDPDRFRRTYWEHIPPKDGQYVYFAGDGARRDQDGYFWVMGRVDDVINISGHRLGTMEVESALVSHPAVAEAAVVGKPDDLKGEDIVAFVTLEGDRNPSEELSKELKQHVVKEIGAIARPGEIRFTDALPKTRSGKIMRRLLRNLAAGQEVSGDTSTLEDRGVLDKLREGA; encoded by the coding sequence ATGTCCCAAGTAACGATAGAATCAATCCTTCAAGAAAAGCGTCTATTTCATCCCAGCCCTGAATTTTCCCAAAAAGCCCAAATCAAAAGCTTGGAAGAATACCAGCAACTTTACGACAAAGCAAAAGCTAATCCCCAAGAATTCTGGGCGGAGTTAGCAGAACAAGAGTTGCACTGGTTCCAAAAGTGGGACACAATTCTAGACTGGCAACCGCCGTTTGCTAAGTGGTTTGTCAATGGTAAGATTAATATTTCTTACAACTGTCTTGACAGACACCTCACCACATGGCGTAAAAATAAAGCTGCGATTATTTGGGAAGGAGAACCAGGTGACTCGCGTACTCTCACTTATGCTCAACTTCATCGGGAAGTTTGTCAGTTTGCGAATACACTCAAGCAACTGGGAGTCAAAAAAGGAGATACGGTTGGCATTTATATGCCAATGATTCCGGAAGCGGCGATCGCCATGTTAGCCTGTGCCAGAATCGGCGCACCTCACAGTGTTGTTTTTGGTGGTTTTAGTGCAGAAGCTTTGCGCGACAGACTTATAGATGCTCAAGCAAAACTCGTCGTCACTGCTGATGGTGGTTGGCGTAAGGATGCGATCGTCCCTCTCAAAGAACAAGTAGACAAAGCTTTGGCTGATGGCGCTGTTCCCAGTGTCGAAAACGTTGTGGTAGTCCAGCGTACACGTCAAGAAATTCACATGGAATCAGGACGTGATCAATGGTGGCATGATTTGCAAAAGAATGTCTCTGCTGATTGTCCCGCCGAACCAATGGACAGTGAAGATATGCTGTTCATTCTCTACACTTCCGGCAGCACTGGCAAACCGAAAGGTGTTGTACACACAACAGCTGGTTATAACTTATACGCTCACATGACCACCAAATGGATTTTTGACCTACAAGACACAGATGTATATTGGTGTACTGCTGACGTAGGTTGGATTACGGGACATAGCTACATTGTTTATGGTCCTCTTTCTAATGGTGCAACAACGGTGATGTATGAAGGTGCGGCTCGTGCCTCTAACCCAGGCTGTACCTGGGACATTATTGAGAAATACGGCGTCAATATATTTTATACTGCGCCAACTGCAATTCGTGCCTTTATCAAGATGGGCGAACACCTGCCGAAAGCGCGAAATCTGTCTTCTTTACGTTTGCTAGGAACCGTAGGCGAACCAATTAACCCAGAAGCTTGGATGTGGTATCACAAAGTGATTGGTGGTGAACGCTGTCCGATTGTTGATACTTGGTGGCAAACGGAAACTGGCGGTATCATGATTACACCGTTACCAGGAGCAATTTCCACAAAACCCGGTTCTGCAACTCGTCCTTTCCCTGGAATCCTAGCCGATGTGGCGGATTTAGAAGGTAATTCTGTAGGTGACAATGAAGGCGGTTACCTTATCGTGCGGCATCCTTGGCCTGGTATGATGCGAACAGTATACGGTGATCCTGACCGGTTCCGCCGCACTTACTGGGAACACATCCCCCCGAAAGATGGGCAATATGTCTACTTTGCTGGAGATGGAGCAAGACGCGATCAAGACGGTTACTTCTGGGTTATGGGGCGTGTTGATGATGTTATTAATATATCAGGTCACCGTCTCGGTACAATGGAAGTAGAATCAGCCCTTGTGTCTCATCCAGCAGTAGCTGAAGCTGCTGTGGTCGGTAAGCCAGATGACCTCAAAGGAGAAGACATAGTAGCTTTTGTGACTTTAGAAGGCGATCGCAATCCTAGTGAAGAACTGAGTAAAGAACTCAAGCAACACGTTGTAAAGGAAATTGGGGCGATCGCCCGCCCTGGAGAAATTCGCTTTACCGATGCTTTGCCCAAAACTCGTTCTGGTAAGATTATGCGCCGCTTGTTGCGGAATCTGGCTGCTGGGCAAGAAGTTTCGGGTGATACGTCTACTTTAGAGGATAGGGGGGTTTTGGATAAACTGCGCGAAGGTGCTTAA
- a CDS encoding DNA-binding protein yields the protein MKEVKTPTSRNYKEYLISSLKDSEHAAAYIAVMLELDEEGYDSELLRSALKDVVNARVLSDNLSEAAKQHYEKLDKILAETGGTEIHTLIEFLDALGFRIAISLKD from the coding sequence ATGAAAGAAGTGAAAACACCAACAAGTAGAAATTACAAAGAATATTTAATTTCATCTCTCAAAGACTCAGAACATGCTGCTGCATATATTGCGGTTATGTTGGAATTAGATGAAGAAGGTTATGACTCCGAACTGCTACGTTCAGCACTGAAAGATGTTGTGAATGCGCGTGTGCTATCTGATAATCTCTCCGAAGCAGCCAAACAGCACTATGAAAAATTAGACAAGATACTCGCAGAAACTGGAGGTACTGAAATTCACACTCTAATTGAGTTTCTTGATGCACTAGGTTTTCGGATTGCCATTTCCCTCAAAGATTAA